Below is a window of Rhizobium sp. NXC14 DNA.
TGATTGCGTCAGCGATGGTCTTGAGATTGAGAGGACGAAGATGGGCAATGCCATCTTCCAGAAAGACATCCTGGTGGCGCACGATTTCGGTCGCCACCTTGAGAATTGTCGTGGCGCGCTGATCGAGACTGCGAACCAACCAGCTCGCGTTTTGAAAGCATTCGTTGAGGAAGGACTGATCCTTTGAGCTTTGGGCGGTCAGACGGGTCACTTCCGCAAAATAATTCCGGTTGATCAAAACCTTGGGCAGGATGTCCCGATTAAGTTCGATATGCCACCCACCGCCAGGCGAGGGCATGACGGAGACATCCGGTATGATGGGTTCCGACCCTGCGGACTGGAATTGGTTTCCAGGCTTGGGATCGAGGGCGCGGATTTCTTTCAACATGTCGAGAAGGTCGTCTTCATCCACCCGGCAACGACGCTTCAATGCCCGAAAATCGCGTCTCGCAAGCAGCTCGAGATTTGCGACCAGAGCTGCCATTGCGGGGTCGAAACGATCGCGCTGACGCAACTGTATCTCAAGGCATTCGCTGAGATTTCGCGCAAAAACTCCCGGTGGATCAAAGAGCTGCAAGGCCCCGAGAACCCGCTCCACATAAGCCTCCTGGATGTTCAGCCTCTCGGCGAGCTCCTGAAGGTCCGCTTGCAGATACCCGGTCTCTTCCAGATGATCGGCAAGCGCCCCAGCAATCAGGCGCTCCTGCGGTGTGAAGGCGGTGAGGGCGATCTGATGAGCGACATGCTCGTGCAATGTTTCGGTTGAGGCGGCAAACTCGTCTAGCGAAGGCCTTTCCCCGGGCGGAAGGTTGCCTGTGTCGCGGGTTGATTTCCACAGACTGGACAGCTCGGGCATGTCCGTCCCGGCCGGTCGATCAACGTGGTCCTCGCGCACACCAATATTCAAATCTTCCACTGAAACCGACGATGCGTCGCCTGGAGCCTCGCCGTCATTCGACGCCAGGTCAAGAAATGGGTTCTTCTCGATTTCCTGTTCCACGAACTGATGCAGTTCGGTGTGCGCCAGCTGCAGCAAGCGAATAGACTCGATGAGTTGAGGTGTAATAACCAGCGACTGCTGCTGACGCTGATGAAGGCTTGTAAAGGACTTCATGGTTCGAGCAAACTCCTATCGTTCGGCGCAGCTGTGCGCGAAAAGTGGTAGCTGCTGGTCGTTGCCTCCTCTGCTCATGCGAAGGCTGGGGCCTTGAGCCATTTCAAAATATTTTGCGGCGAAGAAACGCCATACGGATCGGTTTCGCAGTTGTCGGCCAAACCTTCTTCCTCGAACCACTTCTCCACGACGCCATTGTTGATTACGGCAGCGTAGCGCCAGGAGCGCAGTCCGAATCCGAGATTGTCCTTGGCGACGAGCATGCCCATTTTTCGAGTGAATTCCCCCGTGCCATCGGGGATAAGCTTGACATTTTTCAGCCCCTGGGCCTTGCCCCAAGCATTCATGACGAAGGCATCGTTGACGGAGAGACAGTAGATTTCGTCAATGCCCTTCTTCTGAAACTCGGCATAATGGTTCTCGAAATCAGGCAGTTGGAAGGCGGAGCAGGTCGGCGTGAAGGCGCCTGGCAGCGAAAAAAGAACTACCCGCTTACCGCCGAAATAGTCGTCGGTTGTCTTGTCTTCCCAGCGGTAGGGGTTGGGGCCGGGTATAGACTCGTCGCGGACCCGAGTGCGAAAGGTGACAATGGGGACCTGCTTTTCCATGATCATCAATGGTGCTCCTCTGGGAAAATTTCGTGGGGCTTTTCGGGTTGCGGCTAACGCAAGCCAACCTCGGCCCACCTTGCCTGGGCAAGCAAGCGTCATGCCATTTGAACTGCAGGAGCCGGAGTTCTGGTTCAAACAAGGCTTTGTCGCCGTACTCGAGCGTGCCTAAGCGGTCATGGTGAATTGTGAAGACTTCTTGTCGCGCCGGCGGTCGGGCGCTCTGTCCACGCATCTCGATCTGCCTGCCGGCGGTTCGTGCGGATGATCCAGTGCGGGACACTGTGTTTTGAGGTTCTACCCGTGCGCGTGTCGACCTGCGCACCTTCCTTTTGTCTGATGCCGGACACAAATGTTCGAGGCCCGACAAAAGGGTCGCCATGGTCGGGCCGCGTCCACCGGCAAATGAGGAAACGCAAGCGGTGCGCGAATAGGCACGAGACTTGCAGATACCTCGCGGATCGGCGCTTGAAGAGGTCGCATACCGCCACGACGACCTCTTTGCAGGGCGATCGCCAACATCTCGAGCTTAACGCGACAGCAATCGGCAAAACATCGCGACTAAACCTTATTCTGAGGATTGATCATGCGTGCATCACTAATTTGTACTTCAGTTGTTGCTTTGTGTTTCTCATTCCACGCCCGTGCAGAGACGTTGCTCCCGGTGAAGTCTTCACAATATCTCGTCAGCGCAATCACAAGGAACATGTTCAGATTGCCAACGCCCGACCAAGACCTTGTCCTGCTATCTGCGCATCGCGGCTCCTGGGAGGTCTATCCCGAGAATTCAGCCTACGCCCTGCAAGATGCCTGGAATTCACAGATTGAGACCGTCGAGGTCGATGCCCGGTTTACCGCAGACAAGGAAGTCATTTTATCTCACGACTACCGGATCGAGCGGGAATCCACCGGAAGCGGCCTGCTGTATGAGCAGAGCTATTCGCAGATACAGCAAGCCGATCTGCGCGACCGCCATGGGCGCGTGTTCAAGGACGCGCAGGGGCGCACAGCGAAGTTCCTGACATTCTCTGCAGCACTTGATCTCCTGGCCCAATATCTCACTGACGATGGGCGCGGTTATGTCATGATCGTCGATGTGAAGGGAGCGGTCGACGACCAGGATCCCACTGATCCCACAGAGCTCATCCAACACTGTCTTGACATCCTCGCGGCCAAGGGGAACCCGCAGCTCAGCAAGGCGGTGGTGTTCAAGCTGAAAGGCAAGGATGCGGTGGATGTTGGCACGTTTCTACATCGAACCACCTACGATCCTAATGCCGTTGGCGGGTTGATCATAGTCGAAAACCCGGACGACGACAGCGTGAAGGTTTCCAATAATGATCCTCATCAGGACACGGTCTATGATCAGTGGAATGGAGCGCCGTTCCCAGTCCAGTTTGAAATGAACCAATTCTATAGAGGTGACGGTCTTCAGGCTTATTTCGGCTATGTCGATCAAAAGCAGGGCTTCGCCACCTATCACGAGAGTAATTACTATCCGGAGGGTGTGGCCAACAGCGCTGGAAAATGCTGCTTCGGGCACAATACCGATCCCACGTCGAACGCTCCCGGAGGCATCGTACCGGACTATCGTGGCGATCCGGAGATGGCGATCGTCAATCGTACCAATCTGATCACCACTGACTGGCCCGATGTGGTCGGCGACATGCTGCGCGCGTTGGGGCGCCGCAACACCAGCGAACTCAGCCGCTGAATGCAACGCACACGCTCAAGGAGCAACTTCCGATGAAATATGGAAAGACCATCTCTCTGCCGTTGTTCATGATGGCGTATCTTGTTGCGGCGGCAAGCCATGCTGGTTCATGCGCCGACCAGTCTGCTTGCCTTAAGAGCGCGTCGGCAAAGGTGTCTCAGACGCTCACGCCCAAGATCGTGCCTGTTTTTGACGCCTATCCGAAGCTGTATATACACGACTCTGCCGCAGAGGCCGATTATCCCGTGCCCGATGAGACAAAACAGGTAATTGACACCTACACGCATAAGACGGCATTCAATTTTCCGCCGAGCTGGTCGATCGAAACAAAGCAGATCGCATCGGTCAGCCCGTCCACAGGTTTCACGGTCCTTTTGGTCGAAAAGACCCGTGGAAATACCGTTGACAATGGCGGTAGCGCTTTATCCCTGCTGAGTTCCAATTCCAACGACGCATATCTGTCCTTCGCTTTAGGAGCCATGCCGAGTCGAAGTGGACAAAAGTGGTCTTTTGCCAAAAGCTTGCTTCAAGGCAAGATGGAGCAAACGGCTTATTGGCAGAAGCCTTGGGACATGAGCCTCCTGGGACCAAAAGGCGATTTCTCGGGGACCGAGTGGATTTATTATACCTTCACACCTGACGGCAAAGTTCGCATCGACCGGTTCGCGCCATACACCTATTTTCTGACATTTACCGCTTACCAGTGGGATGAGGCTGTGCTTGATGGTGGCTTCCCGCATTTCCCTTTCGACACCGGTACGCCGACCGGCCGGCCGAAGCCGGTCACATTCGGGTCGGTCGGGCCGTGGGTCATCGGCGCTGCCAGTGTGCCGGGGCAAACCCGGCCGATGATCGATGGGACAGAGGCATTGCCCGGATTTGAAGGAGTGACGATCTTCTCGGCGCCGTTGTCGGTCAAAGAAGTTGTCGCTTATCAGAACGCGATGAGAGAAAGTTATTTTCTCGACGTCAACGACCTGCCCTGCAACAGTGGCCAGTATATTTCTCGCGAGATTAAAACGCCCTGCGGTAACAGCAGTCCTGTCGATCCGCCGCCGAATAAACGGGACGCCGGCGGCAAATTTGCGGTTCCACCGTCGAGATCGATCGACCGATCGTCGCTTGAGTATAATCAGTCAAGGGTGGCGTCGTCGGGAACCTTGCTAGAATGAGCCTCCGGGCGAGGCTTTTGACATCACGGCCGACGGCGGTGACGCCGCCCGCCCCGCCGTTCATCTCGTGGCAGTTTTTGAAGGACTGCAAAACCCAGCGACGCCAGGGCCGCAATTTCATCGGTGACGCCTGAAGCAAGTCAGGCCGCGCTTTGAATATGGTGGTTCAATTTGCTGCTCGACCGCGTGCTGCTGCGATCATCCCTTCAAGCCGGACAGCGATCGACTGTGCCCGTCGATAGTAGGAAAGCTCAGCCAGGACGTAGCGGTCCATCGGCGTCTCGAAGTTCAAAGGCGTGACGTAACTGGTCGCCGCAATGGCTTTGGTGATGGCGTTCCAATCCAGCCTGCCGTCGAAAGGCAACAAATGGTCGTCCCTTGCTCCGAAATTGTCGTGAATGTGCGTCGCCAACAGCCGGTCGCCATAGAGCTCCAGCACGGATACCTTGCCCGGCTCGACCAGTTCCCAATGGCCGCTGTCGTAACAGAGACCGATGAAACTGGCGTCATAGTGGTCAAACAGCCGGGCATAGAGTTTGTGATAGTTCTCAGCACTTGCCTTGACGAGTGTTTCGACGGCGATCTGGACCTTGCGTTCCATGCAATAGGCTTCGATGTCATCGAGCGAGCGGTAAAGCGGTTCAAAGAAAGAGTATTCGGTCCCTGAGTCGCGAAACGTGTCGTCGGTGATGTCGACGTGCAACACGACGTTCGGCGCGCCGAGCGCAGCGGCCAGGTCAACACGGTTTTTCAAGAGCTCGACGCCACTCTGCCGCTGCCATTCGTGGGGAGAAAGGATGTTCTTGCGCGTCTCCATGGCATAGGGCGCCGGCCCGGCATGGGCGAGTTCGCTTACGGGGTTGACGCCATTGCTGGCGTGAACCGAATGCGTTTTCAGGCCAGCCTCGGCAACGATGCGGCGGGTGAACTCGATCTCGGCGTCTGCGAGCGAGTAGGAGCTGCCGGAATCGGGGTTCCAGTTGATATGCGTGAAGCCTGCTTCACGGATCAGCTCGAGCGAACGTCGAATGCCCTCGTCGTACCAGCGTTCGTGCGTCGCCCAATGCCAGACCGTGATGCAAGTGTCCATTTTCTGGTGTCCATTTCAAAGGTTGCTTGTTTGCGGAGTGCGGCCAAGACTGAGGCGTTCGGCGATGAGTATGACGGTGAGCGAAAAGACCATGACCAGCGTCACGTAGACGAGGCTGATTGCGGCTTGGTCGGGATCGGCCGAAACCGCGCCGTCAACGATGGCGATCGGCAACGGTCGGTTGTTGACGTTGTAAAGGAAGGCCGACAGCGGATATTCGGTCATCAGATTATTGAACTTCATGCCGCCAACGAGAATGGCGGTCGGCGCCACGAGTGGCAGGACGACCCGGCGAAAACGATAGGGACCGGAGGCACCCATGGCGCGGGCCGCTTCTTCAAAGGCGGGATCGATGCCGATGAAGGCCGGGCGCATGAAGCGGACCATGAGCGGCAGGCTGAAGATCACGTATCCGATCGGCAGAAGCCAGTAGCTGCCGAGCAGCACCGCATTGCCGACAAGCGGATTAGGCGCGTCGAAAGCGACAATCAATCCCACCGCCAGCAGGATGGACGGAATGATCCAGGGCAGGAAGAAAGTGATGCTCAGCGCCTGCGTCAGCCTACCGCGCTTGCGCACCATCACCGGCACGGCAAAGAGGGTGATTGCGAGACCGACGACGACGGCGAGCGACCCCATGAACAACGAATTGAAGAAGGGGACGAATGCCCTGCCGCCGCCAAGTACCTGGGCGTAGTTGTCAAGGGTGAAGGTGGAAGGCAGGACCTGAATGCCGATGCTTGCAGCTGGAGCGAAGGAAAACAGCACGATAATCGCGACCGGCACCAGGTAGATTGCGGCCAGCAAATAGGCCATTGCGTGCATGGCAATCCCGACAAACGGATTGCGGATCTGCCGCAGCTGTATGTTTGTCGTGGCCTTCGCGCCAGCGTTGTAGACGCCTTTGGCTTCAAAATATTGCGACAGCAGGATCAGTCCCATCAGAACCATGCCCATCAGCAGCGCCAGCAGCGCTGCCATATCGGGCCTGCGCAGGCTGTTCAGCGTCAGGACCATCTGGCTCAGCATGTGGAAGTCCCGTCCGCCCAGGACCTGTGGCGCGGCAAATGAGCCAATGGCCGTGTGGAGCGTCAGCAGCGTGACAGCAAGCAAGGTCGGCATGATGACCGGCAGGACGACGCGCCGCAGGATCGTCATGTCCGACGCGCCCATGCTGCGGGCCGCCTCGATTGTCGAATAGTCGACGCGGCGCATGGCGGCGCGCAGAAACAGGAAGTGGAAGCTGGTCATAAGAAACGTATGGGAATAGAGAACGCCAAACCAGCCGATGAACCAGTCTCGCGGGATGGACGGGAAGAGGGCCGTAAGCGCGGCGGTGACGGCGCTGCCCGGTCCATACGTGAAGTTGTAGCCGGCGGCCGCAACGACGCCGCCAAAGACCAGAGGTGTGGAGAAGGCAATCTTGAGGAAACCTCGCCCGCGGACACGGAAATATTCGAGCGCCACAACCTGAAACATCCCGACGATCGTGACGGTGACGATCGTGATCCCCGTCATCCACATAGTATTCCACAGCGCGGCTTGAACACGGCGAGAGTGCGCCAGTTCGGCAACGGCGCCGAGGATCTCCAGCCCGCCATGCCTGAACAAGGCGGCGTGCAGGGCGGCAGCTATCGGAACGAGAAGAAAGGTCAGCACGGCCCAGGCGATCGCGCTCAAGCCGAGCCAGTGGAGGAGGCGGTCGACGCCGGGCGTGCGGGTCATGCTGCGGCCTCGGCGAAGACATGCGCAGCATTTGCCCGGACAGCGAGAGAGACGGTAGTTCCGGGCTCTGGCAGCGCATCGCCGATCAGCATCGCCGAAAGGGCGTGTCCCTCGACACAGAGGTCGATGCGGCTGTAGGCGCCCAGGAATTCGACATGTTTCACCCGCGCCGGAATGCCTTCCGATGTTCCAAGCTCGACATCTTCGAGGCGCACGAAGCTGCGCCCCTGGATTGGGCCGCCAAGAAGGCGAGCCGCCAAGGGCGGGGCAAGCTCATTGGAGAGGCCGATGAACTCGCAAATGAACGACGTTGCGGGCTTGCGATAAAGGGTACGACCGTCGCCGATCTGCTCAACCCTGCCGTTATTGAGGACCACAATGACGTCCGACATGGTTAGCGCGTCCTCCTGGTCGTGCGTGACGAAGATGGCGGTAAAGCCAAGTTCCGTTTGAAGACGCTTGATCTCCTGGCGCATCGAGGCCCGGACCTTGGCGTCGAGATTAGACAATGGTTCGTCAAAGAGCAGGACGCGCGATCCGGTCACCAGCGAGCGGGCAATCGACACGCGTTGTTGCTGTCCGCCAGACATGCTTGCCGGCTTCTTGTCCAACTGGTCGGTGATTCCGGCCATCGCGGCGACGTCGTGCACACGCCTTGCGATCTCCGCCCTTGGCTTTTTTGCGACGCGCAGGGCAAAGGCGATGTTTTCGAACGCCGTCATGGTTGGAAACAACGCGTAGTTCTGAAAGACGATACCTATGTTGCGATGCTCAGGGGGAAGGCTGGTGAGATCGCGTCCTTCGAGGACAATTCTTCCCCCTAACGCGGGCATTAGCCCGGCTATGGTGCGCAGCACCGTGGATTTTCCGCATCCCGAAGGGCCGAGGAGAGAGACAAAGGCGCCATCGGCAACCTCGAGGTTCAGATCACGGACCACCGTCATGCCAGGGTAGCCGACGGTAAGATTTT
It encodes the following:
- the rpoN gene encoding RNA polymerase factor sigma-54, which translates into the protein MKSFTSLHQRQQQSLVITPQLIESIRLLQLAHTELHQFVEQEIEKNPFLDLASNDGEAPGDASSVSVEDLNIGVREDHVDRPAGTDMPELSSLWKSTRDTGNLPPGERPSLDEFAASTETLHEHVAHQIALTAFTPQERLIAGALADHLEETGYLQADLQELAERLNIQEAYVERVLGALQLFDPPGVFARNLSECLEIQLRQRDRFDPAMAALVANLELLARRDFRALKRRCRVDEDDLLDMLKEIRALDPKPGNQFQSAGSEPIIPDVSVMPSPGGGWHIELNRDILPKVLINRNYFAEVTRLTAQSSKDQSFLNECFQNASWLVRSLDQRATTILKVATEIVRHQDVFLEDGIAHLRPLNLKTIADAINMHESTVSRVTSNKYMLTPRGVFELKYFFTVAIPSSQGGDAHSAEAVRHQIKAMIDAETLDDVLSDDGIAARLKDTGVDIARRTVAKYREAMNIPSSAQRRREKRFVSAAAEG
- a CDS encoding peroxiredoxin; this translates as MIMEKQVPIVTFRTRVRDESIPGPNPYRWEDKTTDDYFGGKRVVLFSLPGAFTPTCSAFQLPDFENHYAEFQKKGIDEIYCLSVNDAFVMNAWGKAQGLKNVKLIPDGTGEFTRKMGMLVAKDNLGFGLRSWRYAAVINNGVVEKWFEEEGLADNCETDPYGVSSPQNILKWLKAPAFA
- a CDS encoding glycerophosphodiester phosphodiesterase family protein, with translation MRASLICTSVVALCFSFHARAETLLPVKSSQYLVSAITRNMFRLPTPDQDLVLLSAHRGSWEVYPENSAYALQDAWNSQIETVEVDARFTADKEVILSHDYRIERESTGSGLLYEQSYSQIQQADLRDRHGRVFKDAQGRTAKFLTFSAALDLLAQYLTDDGRGYVMIVDVKGAVDDQDPTDPTELIQHCLDILAAKGNPQLSKAVVFKLKGKDAVDVGTFLHRTTYDPNAVGGLIIVENPDDDSVKVSNNDPHQDTVYDQWNGAPFPVQFEMNQFYRGDGLQAYFGYVDQKQGFATYHESNYYPEGVANSAGKCCFGHNTDPTSNAPGGIVPDYRGDPEMAIVNRTNLITTDWPDVVGDMLRALGRRNTSELSR
- a CDS encoding sugar phosphate isomerase/epimerase family protein, coding for MDTCITVWHWATHERWYDEGIRRSLELIREAGFTHINWNPDSGSSYSLADAEIEFTRRIVAEAGLKTHSVHASNGVNPVSELAHAGPAPYAMETRKNILSPHEWQRQSGVELLKNRVDLAAALGAPNVVLHVDITDDTFRDSGTEYSFFEPLYRSLDDIEAYCMERKVQIAVETLVKASAENYHKLYARLFDHYDASFIGLCYDSGHWELVEPGKVSVLELYGDRLLATHIHDNFGARDDHLLPFDGRLDWNAITKAIAATSYVTPLNFETPMDRYVLAELSYYRRAQSIAVRLEGMIAAARGRAAN
- a CDS encoding iron ABC transporter permease; protein product: MTRTPGVDRLLHWLGLSAIAWAVLTFLLVPIAAALHAALFRHGGLEILGAVAELAHSRRVQAALWNTMWMTGITIVTVTIVGMFQVVALEYFRVRGRGFLKIAFSTPLVFGGVVAAAGYNFTYGPGSAVTAALTALFPSIPRDWFIGWFGVLYSHTFLMTSFHFLFLRAAMRRVDYSTIEAARSMGASDMTILRRVVLPVIMPTLLAVTLLTLHTAIGSFAAPQVLGGRDFHMLSQMVLTLNSLRRPDMAALLALLMGMVLMGLILLSQYFEAKGVYNAGAKATTNIQLRQIRNPFVGIAMHAMAYLLAAIYLVPVAIIVLFSFAPAASIGIQVLPSTFTLDNYAQVLGGGRAFVPFFNSLFMGSLAVVVGLAITLFAVPVMVRKRGRLTQALSITFFLPWIIPSILLAVGLIVAFDAPNPLVGNAVLLGSYWLLPIGYVIFSLPLMVRFMRPAFIGIDPAFEEAARAMGASGPYRFRRVVLPLVAPTAILVGGMKFNNLMTEYPLSAFLYNVNNRPLPIAIVDGAVSADPDQAAISLVYVTLVMVFSLTVILIAERLSLGRTPQTSNL
- a CDS encoding ABC transporter ATP-binding protein — translated: MVDSVLSLQNLTVGYPGMTVVRDLNLEVADGAFVSLLGPSGCGKSTVLRTIAGLMPALGGRIVLEGRDLTSLPPEHRNIGIVFQNYALFPTMTAFENIAFALRVAKKPRAEIARRVHDVAAMAGITDQLDKKPASMSGGQQQRVSIARSLVTGSRVLLFDEPLSNLDAKVRASMRQEIKRLQTELGFTAIFVTHDQEDALTMSDVIVVLNNGRVEQIGDGRTLYRKPATSFICEFIGLSNELAPPLAARLLGGPIQGRSFVRLEDVELGTSEGIPARVKHVEFLGAYSRIDLCVEGHALSAMLIGDALPEPGTTVSLAVRANAAHVFAEAAA